DNA from Nocardioides yefusunii:
GGACGCTTCGAGGAACGGCCCGGAACCTGAGCGGTGGGAAGCGTGCCGGTCAGCGTGATCTTGCGACCGACGCCGGTCACCTTCTTCGGGGCCCGCAGCGTGTAGCCACCCCTCGACACCGTCCGTGTGCCGGAAGCGGCAGCGACGGTGGAGGACGGGGCGGACGCCGCGGACTCGACCGACGTGGTCCGAGCCGGAGCGGCCGCCAGAGCGGTACCGGAGAGGGGGACGGTGACGACGAGAGCAATCACTGCATGACGCAGGGTGCGGAAGGGAGGACGCATCGAGGGGAGGGCCTTTCGGACAAGGGTGGTGAGAGATGGTGGGGACGCCGAGTCGTCTGTGCCGCAATTCTGCGATACCGACCGGGACGGCCTCGTCGGGGCCTCATGTCCCCGTGGGTAGTCAGGAACCGTCGGACGCAGTCCAGAAGTGTGTGTGACAGTGGCGGAGTGACCGATCAAGAGCTCCACCGCCCCCGCCGCTCCCGCTGGAAGCGCGTCGCCGTCGCCGTGCCGGTGACGCTCGCCGTCCTGGTCGGTGGTGCCTACGTCGCCACGACGATCGCCGACGTCCCGCCGCCGCACCAGCTGGCCAAGACCGCCACCGCGAAGCCGTCGGAGTGGGGCGAACTGTTCGACTACCGCACCGTCACCGCAGGCGCTCCGCGTCCGCTCACCGCCACGCCCGTCGACCTCCCGACGCAGGTGCCGTGGAAGGGAAAGCAGGTCGACCTGGCCGAGTTCCTCGACACCACCCACACCAATTCCCTCGTCGTCCTGCACGACGGTGAACTCGTCCACGAGTGGTACGCCGACGGCTTCGACGCAGGCACGCTGCAGCCGTCGTTCTCGGTCGCGAAGTCGGTGGTGTCGCTGCTCGTCGGGCAGGCGATCGGACGCGGGGAACTCTCCGAGGACGACCTCCTCGTCGACGTCCTCCCCGACCTCCGCACCGGTGGCGACTACGACAAGATCACCGTCGCCCATCTCCTCGACATGTCTGCCGGCGTCGACGTCTCGGAGGTCTACAACGAAATGTGGCCCTTCACGGGCACCTCGCTGATGTTCCTCACCCGCGACCTGGAGAAGTTCGTCGCCGACCGCACCGAGGTGGACCGCACCCCCGGCGAGAAGGCCGACTACCGCAGCGTCGAGACGATGCTCCTGGGCCTCGTCCTCGAGAAGGCCACCGGCAAGAACCTCTCCACCCTGCTCTCCGAAGGAATCTGGACGCCCACCGGCGCCGAGGCCGACGCCCGCTGGAGCCTCGACGCGGCCGACACCGACGACCGCGCAGGCGTCGAGAAGGCGTTCGCTGGGATCAACGCCACCGCCCGCGACTTCGCCCGCGTCGGGCAGCTCGTCGTCGACGGCGGTGAGGCTGACGGTGAGCAGGTGCTTCCGGCCGAGTGGATCGACCGGATCTCCACCTCGGCGGTCGTGATGGAGGCCTACGACCAGGGCTACTCCGCCCAGTGGTGGCACCCCTGGACGGACAGAGAGGACTTCACCGCCATCGGCATCTACGGGCAGTACGTCTACGTCGACCCCGCCAGCCGCACCGTCGTGGTCAAGCTCAGCGACCACGGCACCGAACAGGACGAGGACGAGACCCTCGACGTCCTGCGCGACGTCGCCCAGCACGTCAGCCGGTAGTCGGCGCGGGGTCCTCCTCGCAGGGGAGTACGGAGTGACGGCATGGGGGAGCGCCGCTACGTTCGGAGCACCCGCCGCCGAGGAGGCCCACCGATGAAGGTCCGTGCCCTGCTCGCCGTCGTCCTGGTGGCTGCGTCGCTGTCCCTGCTGCCGTCCCGGACCCTGACTGCCGAGGCCGCGCCGCAGCGCACCACCGTCGTCGTCAAGGCCCCCACCTGCAACGGCTGCACGATCGTCGTCGAACGTGTCCTCGACCGGCGCACCGGCCGTGCGTGGAGCCAACGTCGGACGGTGCGCAGCGGCCGAGCCACGTTCTCGATCCCCACCGCGTACACCCGCGGCTCGACCTTCTGGGTCGCCAAGGACAAGCGGTACACCGCAGTGAGGGACGCCGTCCCCCTCGTGGTCACACGGTTCGGCGCCAGCGCGACCGGTGCCCGGGTGAAGGCGACGTGGCTCTCGTCGTACCGCACCGCCCGGGTGTGTTGGGGCGGCACCGACAAGTCCAGGGTGACGGTGGGGCTGGGGACCGCGTCGAGTCCCGGGTACGCGAGCCGGGCGTCGACCCGCAAGACCCGCATCCAGCGTCACTACTGGTTCCGCCCGACGCTGGCCAGCCAGGGCCCGAGGCTGCCCGTCCGCGGGGGAGTGGTCGGGACGCAGGACGACGTGCGCTGCTGACCAGCCCTGCTCGCCAGCCCTGCCGGCCGGTCCCGCTGACCAGTCAGCAGGACCGGCGGAGCATCACTTGTACTGCGCGTAGTACTTCCGGAACGGGCTGACCTTCAGCATCGTGGCGGTCTTGTCCTCGAGGAACGGCGAGTTCTGCATGTCGAGCCACGGGCGGCTGAACCACAGGTAGGCGTCGACGTACTTCTTCGCGCGGGCCCGGGCGGTCTTGCTCAGGCCCCACTTCGGGTTGGCGACGTCGAAGGTCGGCGGAACGCCGGTGGTCACGCAGGTGACCTTCTTGAACTGCTTCTTGCTGGTGCAGGCGGGGGCCTCGTCGGCGACGCCCCGGTGCTTGAACTGCCAGTCACCGAAGTTCCAGGGGTTGCCGTTGGACGCAGTGGTGATGACGGTGCGCAGCTCGTTCTTGTAGCCCTTCTTGCGGAAGATGTCGACGAGCTCCTTGGAGCGCAGGATCTCCTTCTCCAGGCTGGTGTAGTGCGTGGATCCGAGCGCGAAGCCGTCGACGTTCTTGATCCCGATCGGCTCCAGGAACTTCGCCGCGGCCTTGGCGCCGCCCTGACCGGGAGCGGGCCAGTCCCAGGAGCCGGCCTCGAGGTAGATCTTGGTGTTGGCGTTCTTGTTGTACTCAGCGGCCGCGAACTTCAGCATGCCCTGGTACTTCTTCTTGTGCTTGGCCGTCATCAGGAACGGCATGTCGGGCTGCAGCACGATGATCGTGGGGGTGTTGCCGATGGCCCGGACCTGGTTGCGGATCCAGCGCTTGTAGCTGGCGATGTTCGCTGCCGAGGGGTTGGCGGTCCGCGCCTCGGTGTACCAGGGGTCGAGGCGGAACGACGCGATCGCGACGATCTTGGTGGGGTCTCCCTGCTGGGTGTCGCGGATGTAGTTCTTGGTGGACTCGTAGACGACGTCGTCGGCCTGCCATGCGCCCATCCAGCCCACCTTGGGGATGTTGACGAGCTGCTGGACGTACGGCTTGTTCTTCGCCTTCACACCGGTCCGGGTCAGCGCCTGCCATGCCTGGTCGTGGGGGCCCTTGTAGGTGCCGAGTTGCTGGCCGGCCCAGCGCGACTTGGTCGACTGCTTGCGCAGGGTGACCTTCTTCTTGGCCTCGGCCGTCGTCGTGCTGAGGGTGGTGCTCTCGCCGGTCGCCACGGCCGAGGCGGTGGTCGCCTGTGTCAGGCCGGGGACGGTCAGGGCCAGGGACAGAAGGGTTGCGGGGAGGAAATGGCGCGGTCGCATGGGCGGTCTCTGCTCTCGTGGTGATCCGGGTGCTGGCGGGCACCGGGGGAGGACGTGACGAACGGCTGCGGTGCACCGTTCGACCGGTCGGTCCGAGGCGGCGGGAGCCCCGGAATCGACGTCGCTCCTTTGAGTGTTCCCGATACATATCGGCTGTATCCCTGAATTTGAGGAGTAATTCGGGTGGCGGATCACTGGAAAATGAGCAGAACGCGGTGGTGAGGCGCCAGGCGGTTGCTGTGGATGTGCCCGTCGGGCCCTGCGCGGTCACGGGTGCCGAGTACGCTCGGACGGGCACCTGTTCAGCGACGTCTGTCCCGGTGCCCGTCGCAGGCTCCGGCCGCGACTTCGTGCAGGCCTCGTGGACCTGCCAGACCCCGTGCAGTCAACTGGCCGTCCTGCGGCCGCGAAGGAAGATCCGTGCTTCTCGTCCTCTTCGGCCTCGTCGTCATCGTGGTGGCCCTCGTCGTTCTCCGTCCCGGGCACCGTGACAGCGGTGTCGCTAACATCGCCGGCTTCATCATCGTGTCGCTCGCCGGTGCGATCGGCGCCGTCATCTTCGCCCAGAACTACCACCTCGAGCCCTCCAAGGCAGACAAGGCCGAGGTCGCCCAGGAAGCCATGGAGAAGCGCCTCTCCGACTACGTCGGCGACTGGACCGCCCAGACCATCGGCGAGGACCCGCGCGACGAGAACGGCGACCCGATCACCTACACGGTGAAGGTGACCGGCGCCCCGACCGCCGAGGACATGCTCGAGAGCTCCACCGGCCTGTGGAGCGTGCGCACCACGCTCTCCAACGGTGAGTTCCAGGAGTTCAACTGGATCTGCTCCGCCGGTGACGACTTCCCCGACAAGACCGAGCCGACCTGCGCCGAGGCTTCCCTCTCCCTCGACGCCGAGGACGTGGACTTCTCCCACATCAAGGGTCACTGACCTCCCGCCCGGCTCGTCCGGGCACACCCGAAGGGTCCTCGCCAACACGGCGAGGACCCTTCGTCGTTCCTGGCCCCTGATCTCGTGAACAGTGGCGGCTTGTCGCCCGGCCCTGTCGCCCGGCTCCGTCGCCGTCCCGGAAACACCGAAGGGCGTCCCCGCCACAGCGGGGACGCCCTTCGGTGAGGCGATCAGATCTTCGGGCGCTCGGGGAGCTTCCGCTTCTTGACCGCAGCGGTGATCTTCTCCGCCTGCGGCTCCCACGCGGAGAACGCCGTGGTCCAGTCGGCGACGGTGCTACGCGACGTGAGCGCCTTCACGGCCGGCCTGGAGCCAGCCACGCAGGCCTCGGTGCAGTCCTTCACCGCGTCAGCGGCAGCACGGACGGCGCTCGCGTCCGCCTCCACCACGTCGACGAGGGCCTGGAGTTCGGCGGTCGCCTTGGGCACCACGGTGAGTGCCTTCAAGCGGGAGAGCAGGGTCTCGCGGGAGGTGGCTGCGGCGTCGAGACGGCTCGCGACGTCGCTCTCCTCGCCCTCGACGGGCTTCTTGGCGGCGTCAACGAGAACGGCGTCGAGGTCGGAGTCCAGCGAGGTCAGGGTGCTCGTGGCGCCGGTGACGGTGGCGACGGCCGTGGCCAGGTTGGCCAGGTCGGTCTCCTTGGTGGCCTTGGCCTTGGCGTTGGCCTCCTCCCAGTCACGGAAGGTTGTGCGCGACGCCTTGACGGTGGCGTCGACGGCCTTGAGGCCTGCCTCAGCAGCAGGCCGGGTCTCGTCGGAGAGCTCCTTGGCGGCGTCGGTGGCCTTCTTCAAGGCGGCGTCCCAGACGTCGAAGGTGGCTGGGCGCAGCGCGGTGAAGCCGGTGAGGGCCTGGTGGAACTCGACGACGGCCAGCATCTCGTCCTTCTTGGCCGGGTCGGTGATGCCCTTGGCGGCCTGCGCCAGGGGAGCGGTGTACTCGCCGGCGCTGGCGCCCACTGCACGCACGTCGGCGAGCAGCGTGGCCGCCTCGAGCTTCGCGGAGAGGTCGGTGACCGTGTCGGCAGCACCGGTGACGACCTCGTCAGCGATGGTCTCCTGCAGCCGGTCGACGATCTCGACGCCGGGGAGCAGGTCGGTGGAACCGCCGGCGGTCTCGATGTCGTCGCGCACCGCGGCCAGACCCTCGATGCTCTCGCGCAGGCTGTCCTGGGTCTCGGCCCACGACGACAGGTCGGCGGGCTTGAGGTTCTTCAACGGCGCTGCGGCAGACGCGACGGCGGACTCGGCGAGGCTGGCCCGGCGCACGGCGACGGAGACCGAGGAGTTGGTCTCGCGGGACTTCTCGTCGGTGGCACGCTGCTCGTCCAGGTTGCCCTCGAACGACGCGCCCGCGGCTGCGATCTCGGAGATCGACGACGCCTGACGCAACTGGGACGCAGCGGAGGTGAAGCCGCCGTGGGAGACGGCGAAGGCGTCCTTCACCGGAGCGTCCTTCTGGCTGTTCCACCAGAACCATCCGCCACCGCCGGCGACCAGCACCGCGGCGGCCACGCCAGCAGCCAGACCCTTGCGGAAGCGGCGCGGAGCGGGGTCCTCGTCGAGGTTGGCGTCGGGAGACGTGGGCGAGCCGTCCACGCCGATGCCGGGGGCGAAAGGAACCGATCCGGGCAGGGAGGCGGAGGTGACGCCGGCGGCGCTCAGACCGACCTCGGGGAGGGCGCTCGGGGCGTCCGTTGCCGCAGCGGGGAACTCCTCGGCGTCCGGGAGGGCGTCGACAGCGGCCTCGGTCTGGGCGGGTGCGTAGAGGGAGTCGCCGTAGAGGTCGAAGGCGGAGACCTCGGGAACGGGGACGGGCTCGAGGTCGACCGGGTCGGTCTGAAGAGCAGCGGCCATGTCGATCGCGGCGGTCTCGTCGAGGTCGAGGACCTCGGCTTCCTCGGCGCTCTCGGCGTCCTCGGCGTCCTCGGCGTCCTCAGCGTCCTCGGTGACCGGGGCGTCGGTGGCCAGCGCAGCACCGTCGACGGCCAGCGCAGCAGCCTCGGCGGCGGCGATCGGGCTGAGGGGCGCCTCGACCTCGGGGTGAACGGCGGGCTCGAAGGCGTACTCGTCGCCCTCGACGAGGTCTTCCTCCTCGGTCGCGTCCGGGGTTGCGAAGGAGGAGGTGTCGGCGGCGTCGGCGGGGTCGGCGTCGTCGGCCGCCGCGTCGAGGACGGGGGCGGTGGCTGCCTCGGGTTCGGGGAGGATCTCGACCGCGGCCGGGGACGGCTCGAGGGAGGCCCACGGGTCGACGGGAACAGCGGGGGTGTCTGAGGTCAGACGGAGGTCGAGACCGGCCCAGGGGTCGGCGGGGACGTCCGGCGTCACCGCGTGGGTGGGCTCGACGTCGTCGACCGGCGGGGCCAGGAACGTGTCGACCGCGGCGTCGGACTCCTCGAACGCGGGGAGCGCGGGCGGGACGGGGAGAGCAGGTGCTGCGAGCTCCTCGGTCACGGTCGCGGCCGGGGCGGGCGCGGGGGTGACCGCGGCGGGGCTGCTCGTCCGCGGCTCCTCGACGCGCTCGAAGATGCTCTCGACCGGCTCGGGAGTCTGTGCGGCCGAGGGCTTCCAGGCGGCGCGGAATAGGCCGGTGTTCAGGAGGGCCTCGGGGATCTGGATTCGCCCGGTGTCAGCGAGGGCGGAGTCACCGGCCTCGGGGCTCGTGGGTTCGGTGCGCGCGCAGGCGTGGTCCGCCGTCCACTGCTCCCCACAGGTGGGGCAGGGGGTGGTTCCACTGGTCTGACTGTCCATCGGTTCCCTCACGTGTCACTGCTGTTCTCCGGCGACTGTAGGGCGCGCCTGCGCCTGCCGAGGTCGGTTGCGATCAATGTGATTGTCCCGTGTCGACCCGCAGAAGCGTGTGCCGGGCCCGTGCGTGGGGCGACGACGGCTGGCATGGATCGGCTGGGGAGGGGCCGTTCGGAGGTCTGGTCCAGCGGTACGGACCACTCCGGGGGTACACGGGTGTGATCTGGGTCATCAATGGGGGCGTAACCCAAAGTTCACCGGGAACGGACGAAATGCCTGAGGAGAAGGGTTCCGTGATCGGGCGAAATTGGTAATGTTCACGACGCAACAGGTGCAAGTTCCAGCAGGTACGCCAGCGGAGTTTGTGATCCAACGGCGTTTCTTCAACGGTTACCGCAGTACCCGAGGTCGAGCGACGTGTCACCGCATCTGTGCGGGCCCGTCGCAGTGGCGGGCTCTCGCCCCGACTAAG
Protein-coding regions in this window:
- a CDS encoding glycoside hydrolase family 6 protein, which produces MRPRHFLPATLLSLALTVPGLTQATTASAVATGESTTLSTTTAEAKKKVTLRKQSTKSRWAGQQLGTYKGPHDQAWQALTRTGVKAKNKPYVQQLVNIPKVGWMGAWQADDVVYESTKNYIRDTQQGDPTKIVAIASFRLDPWYTEARTANPSAANIASYKRWIRNQVRAIGNTPTIIVLQPDMPFLMTAKHKKKYQGMLKFAAAEYNKNANTKIYLEAGSWDWPAPGQGGAKAAAKFLEPIGIKNVDGFALGSTHYTSLEKEILRSKELVDIFRKKGYKNELRTVITTASNGNPWNFGDWQFKHRGVADEAPACTSKKQFKKVTCVTTGVPPTFDVANPKWGLSKTARARAKKYVDAYLWFSRPWLDMQNSPFLEDKTATMLKVSPFRKYYAQYK
- a CDS encoding serine hydrolase domain-containing protein encodes the protein MTDQELHRPRRSRWKRVAVAVPVTLAVLVGGAYVATTIADVPPPHQLAKTATAKPSEWGELFDYRTVTAGAPRPLTATPVDLPTQVPWKGKQVDLAEFLDTTHTNSLVVLHDGELVHEWYADGFDAGTLQPSFSVAKSVVSLLVGQAIGRGELSEDDLLVDVLPDLRTGGDYDKITVAHLLDMSAGVDVSEVYNEMWPFTGTSLMFLTRDLEKFVADRTEVDRTPGEKADYRSVETMLLGLVLEKATGKNLSTLLSEGIWTPTGAEADARWSLDAADTDDRAGVEKAFAGINATARDFARVGQLVVDGGEADGEQVLPAEWIDRISTSAVVMEAYDQGYSAQWWHPWTDREDFTAIGIYGQYVYVDPASRTVVVKLSDHGTEQDEDETLDVLRDVAQHVSR